Proteins found in one Arthrobacter pascens genomic segment:
- the rpoB gene encoding DNA-directed RNA polymerase subunit beta — MVASSTSNNETANTADSTDGATRRLSFAKIHEPLDVPNLLALQTDSFDWLVGNERWQARVAKAVEENDLSVATSSGLSDIFEEISPIEDFQGTMSLSFSDPEFADPKYTMAECKDRDATYSAPLYVKAEFMNNNTGEIKQQTVFMGDFPLMTEKGTFVVNGTERVVVSQLVRSPGAYFERTADKTSDKDIFTAKIIPSRGAWFELEIDKRDQVGVRLDRKRKQSVTVLLKALGWTEGQILEEFGQYDSMRATLEKDATETREDALLDIYRKLRPGEPPTVEAAQSLLDNLYFNSKRYDLAKVGRYKINRKLGIDRSLGDKEASVLHVEDIVAMIKFLVALHAGEKTLTGKRDGQDHELRVEIDDIDHFGNRRIRAVGELIENQVRTGLSRMERVVRERMTTQDVEAITPQTLINIRPVVAAIKEFFGTSQLSQFMDQNNPLSGLTHKRRLSALGPGGLSRDRAGMEVRDVHPSHYGRMCPIETPEGPNIGLIGSLASYGRINPFGFIETPYRLVSEGVVSDEVQYLTADDEAEVLIAQANAPLDQNKKFAEETVLVRARGGGGEPVLVPAADVEFMDVSPRQMVSVATALIPFLEHDDANRALMGANMQRQAVPLVRSEAPFVGTGMERAAAVDAGDVVIAKKAGVVTEVSAELVIMLNDDGTETNYRINKFARSNQGNCYNHRVLVSEGQRLEVGGIIADGPATDQGELALGKNLLVAFMSWEGHNFEDAIILSQRIVAEDVLSSIHIEEHEIDARDTKLGAEEITRDIPNVSEEVLAGLDERGIIHIGAEVEAGDILVGKVTPKGETELTPEERLLRAIFGEKSREVRDTSLKVPHGESGTVIGVRVFDRDNDDELPPGVNQLVRVYVAAKRKITDGDKLAGRHGNKGVISKILPIEDMPFLADGTPVDIVLNPLGVPGRMNVGQVLETHLGWVAKTGWKIEGEPEWVKQLPNLPRESGQTTVATPVFDGAREEEITGLLDSTNVTRDGDRLINSSGKTRLFDGRSGEPFPDPISVGYMYILKLHHLVDDKIHARSTGPYSMITQQPLGGKAQFGGQRFGEMEVWALEAYGAAYTLQELLTIKSDDIHGRVKVYEAIVKGENIPEPGVPESFKVLIKEMQSLCLNVEVLSTDGTTIEMRDSDDAVFTAAEELGIDLSRAEPSSVEEV; from the coding sequence TTGGTCGCCTCGAGCACCTCTAATAACGAAACCGCTAACACCGCCGACAGCACTGATGGTGCCACTCGCCGGCTCTCATTCGCAAAGATTCACGAACCTCTTGACGTTCCGAATCTTCTTGCCCTGCAGACAGACAGCTTCGACTGGCTGGTCGGAAACGAACGCTGGCAGGCACGCGTAGCGAAAGCCGTCGAAGAAAACGATCTCAGCGTCGCCACCTCGTCCGGTCTTTCGGACATCTTCGAAGAGATCTCCCCGATCGAGGACTTCCAGGGCACCATGTCCCTGAGCTTCTCCGATCCCGAGTTCGCCGACCCGAAGTACACCATGGCCGAGTGCAAGGACCGGGACGCAACGTACTCGGCTCCGCTGTACGTCAAGGCCGAGTTCATGAACAACAACACGGGCGAAATCAAGCAGCAGACCGTGTTCATGGGCGACTTCCCGCTGATGACGGAGAAGGGCACATTCGTCGTCAACGGCACCGAACGTGTCGTCGTCTCCCAGCTGGTCCGTTCACCGGGCGCGTACTTCGAGCGCACCGCCGACAAGACCAGTGACAAGGACATCTTCACTGCCAAGATCATCCCGTCCCGCGGTGCATGGTTCGAGCTCGAGATCGACAAGCGCGACCAGGTCGGCGTCCGCCTCGACCGCAAGCGCAAGCAGTCCGTCACGGTGCTGCTGAAGGCCCTTGGCTGGACCGAAGGCCAGATCCTCGAAGAGTTCGGCCAGTACGACTCCATGCGCGCAACGCTGGAGAAGGACGCCACCGAGACCCGCGAAGACGCGTTGCTGGACATCTACCGGAAGCTGCGACCGGGCGAGCCGCCCACAGTCGAGGCTGCCCAGTCCCTGCTGGACAACCTGTACTTCAACTCCAAGCGCTACGATCTGGCCAAGGTTGGCCGTTACAAGATCAACCGCAAGCTCGGCATCGACCGCTCCCTTGGCGACAAGGAAGCTTCGGTCCTGCACGTTGAAGACATCGTCGCCATGATCAAGTTCCTGGTTGCCCTGCACGCCGGCGAGAAGACCCTCACGGGCAAGCGCGACGGCCAGGACCACGAACTGCGTGTCGAGATCGATGACATCGACCACTTCGGAAACCGCCGCATCCGCGCCGTCGGCGAGCTCATCGAGAACCAGGTCCGCACCGGCCTGTCCCGTATGGAGCGCGTTGTCCGCGAGCGTATGACCACCCAGGACGTCGAGGCCATCACGCCGCAGACCCTGATCAACATCCGCCCCGTGGTTGCAGCCATCAAGGAGTTCTTCGGAACGTCCCAGCTGTCACAGTTCATGGACCAGAACAACCCGCTCTCGGGTCTGACCCACAAGCGCCGCCTGTCGGCCCTTGGCCCGGGTGGTCTGTCCCGTGACCGTGCAGGCATGGAAGTCCGCGACGTTCACCCGTCCCACTACGGACGTATGTGCCCCATTGAAACCCCTGAAGGCCCGAACATCGGTCTGATCGGTTCGCTGGCGTCCTACGGCCGCATCAACCCGTTCGGCTTCATCGAGACGCCTTACCGCCTGGTGTCCGAGGGCGTTGTCTCCGATGAGGTCCAGTACCTGACGGCTGACGACGAAGCAGAGGTCCTGATTGCTCAGGCCAACGCTCCGCTGGACCAGAACAAGAAGTTCGCCGAAGAGACCGTCCTTGTCCGCGCCCGTGGTGGTGGAGGCGAGCCCGTGCTGGTTCCCGCCGCCGACGTCGAGTTCATGGACGTTTCCCCGCGCCAGATGGTGTCCGTGGCTACCGCGCTGATCCCGTTCCTCGAGCATGACGATGCAAACCGTGCACTTATGGGTGCCAACATGCAGCGCCAGGCCGTGCCGCTGGTCCGTTCCGAGGCGCCCTTCGTCGGTACCGGCATGGAGCGTGCTGCTGCAGTCGACGCCGGTGACGTTGTCATCGCGAAGAAGGCCGGTGTGGTCACCGAGGTCTCCGCTGAGCTGGTCATCATGCTCAACGACGACGGTACGGAAACCAACTACCGCATCAACAAGTTCGCCCGTTCCAACCAGGGCAACTGCTACAACCACCGCGTACTGGTGAGCGAAGGCCAGCGCCTGGAGGTCGGCGGCATCATCGCCGACGGCCCGGCAACGGACCAGGGCGAGCTCGCCCTCGGTAAGAACCTCCTTGTGGCATTCATGTCATGGGAGGGCCACAACTTCGAGGACGCCATCATCCTCTCGCAGCGCATTGTTGCCGAGGACGTCCTTTCCTCCATCCACATCGAGGAGCACGAGATCGATGCCCGCGACACCAAACTTGGTGCCGAGGAAATCACCCGTGACATCCCCAACGTGTCCGAGGAAGTCCTTGCGGGCCTGGACGAGCGTGGCATCATCCACATCGGTGCCGAGGTTGAAGCAGGCGACATCCTGGTCGGAAAGGTCACCCCGAAGGGTGAAACCGAACTGACCCCGGAAGAGCGCCTGCTGCGTGCCATCTTCGGTGAGAAGTCCCGCGAAGTGCGCGACACCTCGCTGAAGGTTCCGCACGGCGAGTCCGGCACCGTTATCGGTGTCCGCGTCTTCGACCGCGACAACGACGACGAACTGCCCCCGGGCGTTAACCAGCTGGTCCGCGTGTACGTGGCCGCCAAGCGTAAGATCACCGACGGCGACAAGCTCGCCGGCCGCCACGGCAACAAGGGTGTCATCTCCAAGATCCTTCCGATCGAAGACATGCCCTTCCTTGCCGACGGTACCCCCGTTGATATTGTCCTGAACCCGCTGGGTGTCCCGGGCCGTATGAACGTCGGCCAGGTGCTCGAAACGCACCTCGGCTGGGTTGCCAAGACCGGTTGGAAGATCGAGGGCGAGCCCGAGTGGGTCAAGCAGCTGCCGAACCTGCCACGCGAGAGTGGCCAGACCACTGTTGCAACGCCGGTGTTCGACGGCGCCCGTGAAGAGGAAATCACCGGGCTGCTGGACTCCACCAACGTGACCCGCGACGGCGACCGCCTGATCAACTCCTCAGGCAAGACCCGCCTCTTCGACGGCCGCTCCGGCGAGCCGTTCCCGGATCCGATCTCGGTCGGCTACATGTACATCCTGAAGCTCCACCACCTGGTGGACGACAAGATCCATGCCCGCTCCACCGGCCCGTACTCCATGATCACGCAGCAGCCGCTGGGTGGTAAGGCACAGTTCGGTGGCCAGCGCTTCGGTGAAATGGAAGTGTGGGCGCTTGAGGCTTATGGCGCCGCGTACACGCTCCAGGAACTCCTCACGATCAAGTCGGATGATATCCACGGTCGTGTGAAGGTCTACGAAGCCATCGTCAAGGGCGAGAACATCCCCGAGCCGGGCGTTCCTGAGTCCTTCAAGGTCTTGATCAAGGAAATGCAGTCGCTGTGCCTGAACGTGGAAGTGCTTTCCACGGACGGAACCACAATTGAAATGCGTGACTCTGATGACGCAGTCTTCACGGCTGCGGAAGAACTGGGCATCGATCTGTCTCGTGCAGAGCCAAGTTCCGTAGAAGAGGTTTAG
- the rplK gene encoding 50S ribosomal protein L11 — MAPKKKVTGLIKLQIQAGAANPAPPIGPALGQHGVNIMEFCKAYNAATEAQRGNVIPVEITVYEDRSFTFITKTPPAAELIKKAAGVAKGSPTPHTVKVAKLTQAQVNEIATTKMEDLNATSLEGAAKIIAGTARSMGITVEG, encoded by the coding sequence TTGGCTCCCAAGAAGAAGGTCACCGGCCTCATCAAGCTGCAGATCCAGGCAGGTGCCGCTAACCCGGCTCCGCCGATTGGTCCTGCGCTTGGCCAGCACGGTGTCAACATCATGGAATTCTGCAAGGCGTACAACGCTGCCACAGAAGCCCAGCGCGGAAACGTCATCCCCGTGGAAATCACGGTTTACGAGGACCGTTCATTCACGTTTATCACCAAGACCCCGCCGGCTGCAGAGCTCATCAAGAAGGCTGCAGGCGTTGCCAAGGGTTCGCCCACGCCGCACACCGTCAAGGTTGCCAAGCTGACGCAGGCCCAGGTTAACGAGATCGCCACCACCAAGATGGAAGACCTCAACGCCACGAGCCTCGAAGGCGCAGCCAAGATCATCGCCGGCACCGCCCGCTCCATGGGTATCACCGTCGAGGGTTAA
- the rplL gene encoding 50S ribosomal protein L7/L12 → MAKLTNEELIEAFKELTIIELSEFVKLFEETFEVTAAAVAVAGPAGGGAAEEAEEQTEFDVILEAAGDKKIAVIKEVRAITSLGLKEAKDLVDSAPKAVLEGVTKEAAEKAIAQLEEAGARVTLK, encoded by the coding sequence ATGGCGAAGCTCACCAACGAAGAGCTCATTGAAGCTTTCAAGGAACTGACCATCATCGAGCTCTCCGAGTTCGTCAAGCTCTTCGAAGAGACCTTCGAAGTTACCGCAGCTGCTGTTGCTGTTGCCGGCCCCGCCGGTGGCGGCGCTGCAGAAGAGGCTGAAGAGCAGACTGAATTCGACGTCATCCTCGAAGCTGCCGGCGACAAGAAGATCGCAGTGATCAAGGAAGTTCGCGCCATCACTTCCCTGGGCCTCAAGGAAGCCAAGGACCTGGTTGACAGCGCTCCCAAGGCTGTTCTCGAAGGTGTCACCAAGGAAGCTGCCGAGAAGGCTATCGCACAGCTCGAAGAAGCCGGCGCCCGCGTTACCCTCAAGTAA
- a CDS encoding aminoacyl-tRNA deacylase, giving the protein MATLSAGGTDGVGRERFLADAKARGLDIQIVERLAANSLEEAAGILGITPADIVKSLVVRHKDGSFLFALIPGDRQISWPKLRNLVGVNKLSLPPADVALDATGYERGTITPLGSTTAWPVYADRTITGRRISMGAGEHGYSAFVDADALASALGAVVADISDPLA; this is encoded by the coding sequence ATGGCGACCCTTTCAGCAGGGGGAACGGACGGCGTCGGCCGGGAGCGTTTCCTGGCCGACGCCAAAGCCCGCGGACTGGACATCCAGATCGTGGAGCGCCTGGCCGCGAACAGCCTTGAGGAGGCAGCGGGCATCCTGGGCATCACTCCGGCGGACATCGTGAAGTCGCTGGTGGTCAGGCACAAAGACGGAAGCTTCCTATTCGCCCTCATCCCCGGCGACCGGCAGATCTCCTGGCCCAAGCTAAGGAACCTGGTGGGCGTCAACAAACTGTCGCTGCCGCCGGCCGACGTGGCCCTGGATGCAACGGGCTATGAGCGCGGAACCATCACCCCGCTCGGAAGCACCACCGCGTGGCCGGTGTACGCGGACCGGACCATCACGGGGCGCCGGATCTCCATGGGCGCGGGCGAGCATGGCTACAGCGCCTTTGTGGACGCCGATGCGCTGGCCTCCGCTTTGGGCGCAGTGGTGGCGGACATCAGCGACCCGCTTGCGTAA
- a CDS encoding GNAT family N-acetyltransferase translates to MTRDVKIEQLWIPDSLDAPDAADFVAAVEVGRKVRMQTWGSDDLAYAPLEKLLELADPYERQIILVAKIDGEIVGTVDIALPLADNLDLAEFTLDILPEFQRQGVGRKLLLAAEHMARGEGRTMILVDTNHPGASLHEFEKAQLVPGSGQGFVPLASREVEFARKTGYTLQHIEQFSSCALPLDTKLVADLQSEADEANNGRYALHHWTDRCPDQWLEAVAVLENQAGADVDPSLETPVEQDMIFDGGILREAEEATIAQGRRTVVTAVEHLATGALVGLTTISVLAHRADVVFQDDTLVLQEHRGNKLGLLIKVANMERLTEQFPDARVIYTWNAPENRYLLTVNQQLGFTTAGVTGIWQKELPHLGASTS, encoded by the coding sequence ATGACAAGAGATGTAAAGATCGAGCAGCTTTGGATTCCGGATTCGCTTGACGCGCCGGACGCGGCGGACTTCGTGGCCGCGGTCGAGGTGGGGCGCAAGGTCCGGATGCAGACGTGGGGAAGCGACGATCTGGCGTACGCGCCGCTGGAAAAACTCCTGGAACTGGCCGATCCTTACGAACGCCAGATCATCCTCGTGGCCAAGATTGACGGTGAAATCGTGGGAACGGTAGACATTGCCCTTCCGCTGGCGGACAACCTTGACCTCGCAGAATTCACCCTTGACATCCTGCCGGAATTCCAGCGGCAGGGGGTGGGCCGGAAACTGCTCCTCGCGGCTGAACATATGGCACGGGGCGAGGGCCGCACCATGATCCTGGTGGACACGAACCATCCCGGGGCTTCGCTGCATGAGTTCGAGAAGGCCCAACTGGTACCTGGATCGGGGCAGGGCTTTGTCCCCCTCGCCAGCAGGGAGGTCGAGTTTGCCCGCAAGACGGGATACACCCTGCAGCACATCGAACAGTTCAGTTCGTGCGCCCTGCCGCTGGACACCAAGCTGGTGGCCGACCTCCAATCGGAGGCTGATGAAGCCAACAACGGCCGCTACGCCCTGCATCACTGGACTGACCGCTGCCCGGATCAGTGGCTGGAAGCCGTGGCCGTCCTAGAGAACCAGGCGGGCGCCGACGTCGACCCCTCCCTTGAGACTCCCGTTGAGCAGGACATGATTTTCGACGGCGGTATCCTTCGTGAAGCGGAGGAGGCCACCATTGCGCAAGGCCGGCGGACGGTGGTCACGGCGGTTGAACATCTGGCCACTGGAGCGCTTGTGGGCCTGACCACGATCAGTGTGCTGGCCCACCGCGCGGACGTCGTCTTCCAGGATGACACGCTGGTGCTCCAGGAGCACCGGGGCAACAAACTGGGACTGCTGATCAAAGTGGCCAACATGGAACGGCTGACCGAGCAGTTTCCGGACGCCCGGGTCATCTACACCTGGAACGCTCCGGAGAACAGGTACCTCCTGACCGTAAACCAGCAGCTGGGCTTCACCACCGCAGGTGTCACGGGCATCTGGCAGAAGGAACTGCCCCACCTCGGAGCCAGCACCAGCTAA
- a CDS encoding acetyl-CoA C-acetyltransferase: MGNSADDTDVVILAAARTPQGRLNGQLASFTAVELGAHAIKAAISATGLDADRVDAVIMGQVLQAGSGQNPARQSAIGAGIGWNVPTVTINKVCLSGLTAVIDAARMIRSGDATVVVAGGQESMTRAPHLLPGSRQGWTYGAIQALDVAAHDGLTDAFDGQSMGLSTETKNFTLGIDRTSQDNVAAHSHQRAALAAKNGIFDDEIAPISVKQRKGDPVVVSADEGVRPNTTVESLAGLRAAFVSDGTITAGNSSPLSDGASALVLTTRKFAEENGLEFLAVVGKPGQVAGPDNSLHSQPSNAIKNALGRAGWSMADLDFIEINEAFGSVAVQSLKDLDYPLEQCNLHGGAIALGHPIGASGARLALHAAHELKRRGSGKAAVSLCGGGGQGEALLLYRD, encoded by the coding sequence ATGGGTAACTCCGCAGACGACACTGACGTTGTCATCCTCGCAGCGGCGCGCACTCCGCAGGGCCGCCTGAACGGGCAACTGGCGAGCTTCACCGCCGTCGAACTTGGCGCCCACGCCATCAAAGCCGCCATATCGGCGACCGGCCTGGATGCTGACCGTGTGGACGCGGTCATCATGGGCCAGGTGCTGCAGGCAGGCTCAGGCCAGAACCCGGCCCGTCAAAGCGCCATCGGTGCCGGCATCGGCTGGAATGTCCCCACGGTCACGATCAACAAGGTGTGCCTGTCCGGACTGACAGCGGTTATCGATGCCGCACGCATGATCCGCAGCGGCGACGCCACTGTGGTGGTGGCCGGCGGCCAGGAATCCATGACCCGGGCCCCCCATCTGCTGCCCGGCTCCAGGCAGGGCTGGACGTACGGCGCCATCCAGGCCCTTGACGTTGCTGCGCATGACGGCCTCACCGACGCCTTCGACGGCCAGTCAATGGGGCTGTCCACTGAAACCAAGAACTTCACCCTGGGAATTGACCGGACGTCGCAGGACAACGTGGCGGCACACTCGCACCAGCGAGCGGCCCTGGCCGCCAAGAACGGCATATTCGACGACGAGATCGCCCCCATCAGCGTCAAGCAGCGCAAGGGTGACCCCGTGGTGGTCTCCGCCGATGAAGGGGTCCGTCCGAACACCACCGTGGAATCACTCGCCGGGCTCCGGGCCGCCTTTGTCAGCGATGGAACCATCACGGCGGGGAACTCCTCTCCCCTGTCCGACGGCGCCTCCGCACTGGTCCTGACCACCCGCAAGTTCGCTGAGGAAAACGGACTGGAATTCCTGGCGGTTGTAGGCAAGCCGGGCCAGGTTGCCGGTCCGGACAATTCCCTCCACTCCCAACCCTCAAACGCCATCAAAAACGCCCTGGGACGGGCGGGCTGGAGCATGGCAGACCTGGACTTCATCGAGATCAACGAGGCTTTTGGTTCTGTTGCCGTGCAGTCCCTGAAGGACCTGGACTACCCCTTGGAGCAGTGCAACCTCCACGGCGGCGCTATTGCGCTGGGCCACCCGATCGGCGCATCCGGGGCACGGCTGGCGCTGCACGCCGCCCACGAACTTAAACGTCGCGGCAGCGGCAAAGCCGCAGTGTCCCTGTGTGGCGGGGGCGGGCAGGGCGAGGCCCTGCTGCTGTACCGGGACTGA
- the rplA gene encoding 50S ribosomal protein L1, whose translation MAKRSKAYEAAAAKIDAEKFYAPYEAVTLAKDTNPSKFDATVEVAFRLGVDPRKADQMVRGTVNLPHGTGKVSRVLVFATGDKAEAAIAAGADFVGSDDLIEKIAAGWTDFDAAVATPDLMGKVGRLGKVLGPRNLMPNPKTGTVTADVTKAVNDIKGGKIDFRVDKHSNLHFIIGKVSFDAIKLAENYAAALEEVLRLKPSASKGRYIQKATVATTFGPGISVDPNVTKVLTEV comes from the coding sequence ATGGCAAAGCGCAGCAAAGCATATGAGGCAGCAGCCGCCAAGATCGACGCGGAGAAGTTCTACGCGCCGTACGAGGCAGTAACGCTCGCCAAGGACACCAACCCGTCCAAGTTCGACGCCACCGTTGAGGTCGCCTTCCGTCTGGGCGTTGACCCGCGTAAGGCTGACCAGATGGTCCGCGGAACCGTCAACCTGCCCCACGGTACCGGCAAGGTCTCCCGCGTCCTCGTCTTCGCAACGGGCGACAAGGCCGAAGCAGCAATCGCTGCTGGCGCCGACTTCGTTGGTTCCGATGACCTGATCGAGAAGATCGCAGCCGGCTGGACCGACTTCGACGCAGCCGTCGCCACCCCTGACCTCATGGGCAAGGTTGGCCGACTCGGTAAGGTCCTTGGTCCGCGTAACCTGATGCCGAACCCGAAGACCGGCACCGTCACGGCAGACGTCACCAAGGCTGTCAACGACATCAAGGGCGGCAAGATCGACTTCCGCGTCGACAAGCACTCCAACCTGCACTTCATCATCGGCAAGGTTTCCTTCGACGCCATCAAGCTGGCCGAGAACTACGCAGCAGCACTGGAAGAGGTGCTTCGCCTGAAGCCGTCCGCTTCCAAGGGCCGCTACATCCAGAAGGCTACCGTGGCCACCACGTTCGGCCCGGGTATCTCGGTTGACCCGAACGTCACCAAGGTTCTGACCGAGGTCTGA
- the rplJ gene encoding 50S ribosomal protein L10 yields MATPIKVSAVAEITNDFKESNAAVLTEYRGLTVAQLKQLRVSLGQDTKFSVVKNTLTAIAAKEAGVEAFNDQLSGPTAIAFIKGDAVAAAKSLTDFAKANKQLVIKTGYFEGKALNASEVAALAALESRELQLAKVAGILKAPAAAAARIIDALRLKLEEENGAPAAAEAPAADEAPAEEAPAAEAEAPAEAPAAEEK; encoded by the coding sequence ATGGCAACGCCAATCAAGGTTTCAGCAGTAGCTGAGATCACAAACGATTTCAAGGAATCGAACGCCGCTGTCCTGACCGAATACCGCGGGCTCACCGTTGCACAGCTCAAGCAGCTGCGTGTTTCTCTCGGCCAGGACACCAAGTTCTCGGTCGTCAAGAACACCCTGACCGCCATTGCAGCCAAGGAAGCCGGTGTTGAAGCATTCAACGACCAGCTCTCCGGCCCCACTGCAATCGCGTTCATCAAGGGTGACGCAGTTGCCGCTGCCAAGAGCCTGACGGATTTTGCCAAAGCCAACAAGCAGCTGGTCATCAAGACCGGTTACTTCGAGGGCAAGGCACTGAACGCGAGCGAAGTTGCTGCCCTGGCAGCACTCGAGTCCCGCGAGCTGCAGCTCGCCAAGGTTGCAGGGATCCTCAAGGCTCCTGCCGCCGCCGCTGCACGCATCATCGACGCACTGCGTCTCAAGCTTGAAGAAGAGAACGGTGCACCGGCAGCTGCCGAGGCTCCTGCCGCTGACGAAGCTCCCGCCGAAGAGGCTCCCGCCGCAGAAGCTGAGGCCCCGGCCGAAGCTCCCGCTGCCGAAGAGAAGTAG
- a CDS encoding GNAT family N-acetyltransferase codes for MTALAITAVVIPPPSDGRRETLAGGTRPHTDFHDIQALREAHELEKWGNLDRCPTALESLEYWRGNDYEERLLFVARLDREIVGTCSVTLPLRENTVTAGIDVLVAAAYRRRGWGRRLLEHAEGVAAERGRTSLDAYCELPAEPVERAGRILPAKSGAGGLPAEEASVAFASGAGYELEQVERSSRLYLPVPSEHLAALETEAAAFARSYTTVGWADTCPEQLVAEYAVLKRHMSTDVPVAGMNWEAEVWDTARVRQEEQVLIRSGVESLVAAAMHKATGELVAYTVLTWRPGVPAAVTQQDTLVSAAHRGHRLGMLVKVANLRSAQQRWPAARSLLTWNASENQHMLAINISLGFRPAGYEGEWQKRLG; via the coding sequence ATGACCGCCCTGGCGATTACCGCCGTCGTCATCCCTCCGCCATCCGACGGCAGGAGGGAAACCCTTGCAGGGGGCACCCGGCCCCACACGGACTTCCACGACATCCAGGCACTCAGGGAAGCGCACGAGCTGGAGAAATGGGGCAACCTTGACCGCTGCCCCACGGCCCTGGAGAGCTTGGAGTACTGGCGTGGCAACGACTATGAGGAGCGGCTGCTTTTTGTAGCACGGCTGGACCGGGAAATAGTGGGCACGTGCTCCGTGACCTTGCCGCTGCGCGAAAACACCGTCACCGCAGGGATAGATGTGCTGGTGGCGGCTGCATACCGGAGGCGGGGCTGGGGGCGCCGGTTGCTGGAACATGCCGAAGGGGTTGCGGCGGAACGCGGCAGGACGTCCCTTGACGCCTATTGCGAACTCCCCGCGGAGCCGGTGGAGCGTGCCGGCCGTATCCTGCCCGCCAAATCCGGGGCGGGCGGACTCCCCGCGGAGGAGGCTTCCGTTGCCTTTGCTTCGGGCGCCGGCTACGAACTGGAGCAGGTGGAGAGATCCAGCCGGCTGTACCTGCCGGTGCCGTCTGAGCACCTTGCCGCACTGGAAACGGAGGCCGCCGCATTTGCGCGAAGCTACACCACTGTTGGCTGGGCTGACACGTGTCCGGAGCAACTCGTGGCCGAATACGCTGTCCTCAAGCGCCATATGAGCACCGATGTGCCGGTGGCGGGGATGAACTGGGAAGCCGAGGTCTGGGATACGGCCAGGGTGCGCCAGGAGGAACAGGTCCTCATCCGCAGTGGCGTCGAGAGCCTGGTGGCCGCCGCGATGCACAAGGCCACCGGGGAGTTGGTGGCATACACGGTCCTGACCTGGCGGCCGGGAGTGCCGGCGGCCGTCACCCAACAGGACACCCTGGTGTCCGCGGCGCATCGGGGACACCGCCTGGGGATGCTGGTCAAGGTTGCGAATCTTCGCTCCGCCCAGCAGCGCTGGCCTGCTGCCCGGTCGCTACTTACATGGAACGCCAGCGAAAACCAGCATATGCTGGCGATAAATATTTCGCTTGGATTCAGGCCTGCTGGCTATGAAGGTGAGTGGCAGAAACGGCTGGGATGA